In Rubrobacter indicoceani, the genomic window GCGACCTTCGCCGAAGAGCGCGACCTCGAATACCACCAGGACGACCTCGACAGCATCATAGTGAAAAAGCCCGGCACCCCCGGCTACGAGAACGCTCCGACCGTGATCCTCCACGGCCATATAGACATGGTATGCAAAACCGATGACGGGGTGGAGCACGACTTCTCCGCCGGGGGCGTGGATCTGGAGGTGGACGGCGAGTTCGTCCGGGCGAAGGGGACGACGCTCGGGGCGGACAACGGCCTGGGTATCGCGTACATGATGGCACTCCTCGATTCGGACGATATCCCGCACCCCCCGCTCGAATGCGTCATGACGGTCATGGAGGAGATGGGGAAGGTAGGCGGCGACAACATAGACGTGAGCCTGCTTTCCGGAAAGAGGATGATCGACTTCAACTGGATCGAGGAAAAGCAGCTTCTTGCGGGCTGCTCCGGTGACGTATCCTGCCGGATAAACCTTCCGGCTCACTGGGAAGAGCCGGAGAGCGGTCTCACCGCGATGGTTTTGGATATAAGGGGCCTGAGAGGCGGACACTGCGAGTTCGACATCCACCTCGAACGGGCCAACTCCATCGTCCTGCTCGCGCGTATCCTGAACGATGTACTGTACGAGAAAGACATCCGCATAGCCGCCGTCTCGGGCGGGGTGCAGAACAACGTTATAGCCGCCGAGTCGCGGGCCACTTTGCTTGTGAAACCCGAAGACGCCGACGACATCGCTCGCATCGTAGAGAAGGCGAGCCGGGACATCAAAAACGAGTTCACCATAGCCGACCCGGATATCTCCATATCCATTACCGAGAGCGACGAGCCGGTGTCCCGCGTCTTCTCCAAAGAGGCGGCGAGGACGCTGACTCGGTTTATCGCGCTTCTGCCGGACGGGGTTCAGACCCGGAACCTCGAAGTCGAGGAGAACTGGGAGACCTCGAACAACATCGGCATTATGACGATGGACGACGAGGGGGCGGAGATCATCTGCACCATCACCAGCGCCGTTACCTCCCGCAAGCACGATGTCCTGAAGAAGATCTTCCTTCTCGCCGAGATGTCGGGCGGCGGTATCAGGGCCGAGCAGATGGGCCTCGACGCGCCGGAGTTTCCGTGGAACCCGGACTCCGAGATGCTCCAGGTAGCAAAGAAGTCCTACACCGACGTAATGGGCCGCGAACCGGAGATACTCGTCTCCGTGTGCAGCCTCGAACTCGGGATGTTCACGCAAAGAATCCCCGGCCTTGACACCATCGGCATCGGGACCGAGTTGCTGGACGTACACTCACCGAGGGAGCGGATGAACCACGAGTCCGTGGCGCGGGTGTGGCCCGTGATCAAGGACGTAATGAAGAACCTCGACAGGTAGGCGCGATACCGGAAACGCCGGGGTGAGAACAAACCGCCCCGGCTCCGATCTCTCCTGGCGGTGAGGGTTAATGGGAGTTATCTTCGTAGCCCGGTATCACGGCTACCTTGATACCTTCGCGGCCTGAGGCAGCCTCGACCGCGCTGGAGATGTCCTGTAATGGGAACCGGGATGTGATCATCCGCTCCGTCTCTACCTGCCCGGACACTACAAGGTCCAGGGCGACCTTGAAGTCCGCCCGGCGCGCCCCGGTCTGCCCCGTAACCCGCAGCTCGTTGTAGTGGATCAGGTTCGCCTCGACCTCGGACCAGCCCGCCCCGGCAAGCCCGGCGAAGAGGTTGACCCGCCCGCCCTTCCGGGTCAACCGGAGGGTTTCGTTTACCAGTTGCGGCACACCGATACACAGAAACGACGCATCCACCCCTCGGCCTTCCGTATGTTCCGCAACGACTTCGGAGAGGCTCTGGCTTGTGGGGTCCACAACGACGTGCGCGCCGAACTCGGAGGCGAGCCTGCGGCGGCCCTCCGAACGCTGGCTGACGATCACGGTCTCCGCCCCGGCGAGAAGGGCGAGCTGGACGTGAAAAAGACCTATCGGCCCAGCTCCGACGACGAGAACGGTGTCTCCGGCCTCCACCGGGGACCGCACCTGCCCGTAGACGCAGCAGGAGAGCGGCTCCACAAGCGCCAGTCTCTCGGAGGGCAGGTCCTCTTCTGCTGCAAACAGGCACCCCGCCGCTACGGCCTCTGACGGGACCTTCATGTACTCGCTGAGGCCGCCGGGGATCTCATACCCCACGGCCCGCACGTTCTCACAGACGTTCTCCATGTCGCGCCTGCAGTAGAAGCACTCTCCGCACGGAATCATCGGGGTGATCGTCACCGGAGTCCCTATTTTGAACCCCCGAACCCCCTCGCCCCTCTCCACGACGTGTCCGGCAACCTCGTGGCCGATGATGGCGGGAAGGGTTATCCCGGTGGTCTTCTCCCCGCGCAGGATACGCAGGTCCGTACCGCACAGCGTGTTCGCCCCGACCTTGACGAGTACCTCCCCCGGTCCCGTATCCGGAGAAGCCATCTCCCTGACCGCCAGAGTTCCGGAACCCTCAAAGACCGCTGCTTTCATCCCTCGCCTACCTCCAGGTATAAGATCCGACCATCCATCCCCGTCGACGCCTTTCTTTTGCACCAGAGTTTCTCATGGTCGCTGCGTGTTGCGCACGATTCTACTCTTTGATACTGTTGAAATAGGTGTAAACAATTGCGCCAAATGCTTGTGGGAACGGGAGGTTTTGATTTGAGTGAAAGACGGTTGGCCGTGCTGTTCGCCGGGGTCTTCTGCTTCCGGGAAAGGGGGGGAGATGGCTTTGTCGGATGAATTTCTGCTGGAGATGCACCGGAGGATGGTGCGTATCCGGCTCTTTGACGAGCGGGCCTCGAAGATGGTCAAGCGCGGTCACATACCGGGGACGGTGCACACGAGCATCGGGCAGGAGGCTCAGGTTGTGGGGGCTTGCATGGCCCTCGAAGACGACGACTACATGACGGGCAACCACCGGAGCCACGGCCATCCCATCGGGAAGGGGTCGCCGCTCGGGCCGCTCATGGCGGAGCTTGTCGGGAAGGCCACCGGGATCTGCAAGGGCAAGGGCGGGTCGCTGCATCTGGCGGAC contains:
- a CDS encoding zinc-dependent dehydrogenase encodes the protein MKAAVFEGSGTLAVREMASPDTGPGEVLVKVGANTLCGTDLRILRGEKTTGITLPAIIGHEVAGHVVERGEGVRGFKIGTPVTITPMIPCGECFYCRRDMENVCENVRAVGYEIPGGLSEYMKVPSEAVAAGCLFAAEEDLPSERLALVEPLSCCVYGQVRSPVEAGDTVLVVGAGPIGLFHVQLALLAGAETVIVSQRSEGRRRLASEFGAHVVVDPTSQSLSEVVAEHTEGRGVDASFLCIGVPQLVNETLRLTRKGGRVNLFAGLAGAGWSEVEANLIHYNELRVTGQTGARRADFKVALDLVVSGQVETERMITSRFPLQDISSAVEAASGREGIKVAVIPGYEDNSH